From Acidimicrobiales bacterium, the proteins below share one genomic window:
- a CDS encoding glycosyltransferase family 4 protein, with product MTAVSRRRRKGRVLFLSHAAERTGPPIILLHLARWLRAHTDLDFGIVFLQGGELEEEFRSLAPVWILDEWDPPRPAVVLDSLAWKFGLERHAPRIRAAALRWRMRGVRDFDVVYVNTCGSVRPLRYLPLEDPIVLTHVHELSVGLDFHLPPEDRELIREVTRHYITVSDAVSEDTERVFGATPDQITRQYGFVELPPEDVPLAETAALRSSLGIPDDAPIVGAAGLTHWRKAPDLFVQVARLMGDRHPGPAPHFVWVGGEAGGPELEPVRYDVEHAGLADRMHFLGHQSDPLPWFRLFDVLLLPAREDAFPLVCLEAASLGVPIICFDNGGMPEFVGDGERGFVVPYPDLAAMAERTLEVLGDDELRDRLGDAARAKARSENGVETGAAAIHRELERWI from the coding sequence CGCCGTCTCCCGTCGGCGCCGGAAGGGCCGGGTGCTGTTCCTGTCCCACGCCGCCGAGCGCACCGGACCACCGATCATCCTGTTGCACCTCGCCCGGTGGCTGCGGGCCCACACCGACCTCGACTTCGGGATCGTGTTCCTCCAGGGCGGCGAGCTCGAGGAGGAGTTCCGGTCGCTGGCCCCCGTCTGGATCCTCGACGAGTGGGACCCCCCGCGCCCGGCCGTCGTGCTCGACTCACTCGCGTGGAAGTTCGGGCTCGAGCGCCACGCACCCCGGATCCGTGCCGCCGCCCTCCGGTGGCGCATGCGCGGCGTCCGCGACTTCGACGTGGTCTACGTCAACACCTGCGGCAGTGTCCGGCCGCTGCGCTACCTCCCGCTCGAGGACCCCATCGTGCTCACGCACGTGCACGAGCTCTCGGTCGGCCTCGACTTCCACCTCCCCCCCGAGGACCGGGAGCTCATCAGAGAGGTGACCCGCCACTACATCACGGTGTCGGACGCCGTGTCCGAGGACACCGAGCGGGTCTTCGGGGCAACCCCCGACCAGATCACCCGCCAATACGGCTTCGTCGAGCTTCCTCCGGAGGACGTGCCCCTCGCCGAGACGGCTGCGCTGCGATCCTCGCTCGGCATCCCCGACGATGCCCCGATCGTCGGCGCCGCCGGCCTCACGCACTGGCGCAAGGCCCCGGACCTCTTCGTCCAGGTCGCCCGTCTCATGGGCGACCGCCACCCCGGCCCCGCCCCCCACTTCGTCTGGGTGGGCGGCGAGGCCGGCGGGCCCGAGCTCGAGCCCGTCCGCTACGACGTCGAGCACGCCGGCCTCGCCGACCGCATGCACTTCCTCGGGCACCAGTCGGACCCCCTCCCCTGGTTCCGCCTGTTCGACGTGCTGTTGCTGCCGGCCCGCGAGGACGCCTTCCCGCTGGTGTGCCTCGAGGCCGCGTCGCTCGGGGTGCCCATCATCTGCTTCGACAACGGCGGCATGCCCGAGTTCGTGGGCGACGGCGAGCGCGGCTTCGTGGTGCCGTACCCGGATCTCGCGGCGATGGCCGAGCGGACCCTCGAGGTGCTGGGCGACGACGAGCTCCGGGACCGGCTCGGTGATGCGGCCAGGGCCAAGGCCCGGAGCGAGAACGGCGTGGAGACCGGCGCCGCCGCCATCCACCGGGAGCTCGAACGATGGATCTAG